Proteins from one Amycolatopsis benzoatilytica AK 16/65 genomic window:
- a CDS encoding BTAD domain-containing putative transcriptional regulator, with the protein MERVDGLDFRVLGPAEVLAGDQVVPLGGSRPLVVLAGLLLRANRLVSVDLLSHWLWGDDQRWSKGALQTYVLRLRRALGDGAAIRTERGGYLLEVDGAAIDLGRFRQLAERGRGAAERGEHRRAAGYFEDALGQWRGEALQNVESDTLHRDEVGQLTEERTRVRESWAETMLMVGEYDTVVPELEQLTREYPLRERPHEQLMHALFRAGRQAEALEVYRRISGLLAEELGLDAGAGLQRAHRMVLGGGEEVIRLRSAAEPEVPHQLPADLGAFAGRAADLKALRALLPEALDDGTSTPIASVEGMGGQGKTTLSVHFAHQIADRFTGGQIFLDLRGYGPGVPVAPMVALETMLTALGVPADRIPPGLDDRAATWRTYTTGRRLLVVLDNANSTEQVRSLLPGPGCLVVVTSRWQLRGLVATHGARRIALSELDNDEAVELLASAVGVERVEEDRAAADRFVRYCGGLPLAIRILAVRAAQFPKLPLGEFMAALPADPDRLSTFDLGDGDETNIRAVFSYSYRVLGPSTGRLLRLLALSAGPDFSLGMAVALGARSEAETRGALDTLVSTHLLTQPKPGRYQFHDLIRAYATELSEQVDDEAERAAACTRLLDWFVGSAWNASVAMRPEPLLKLRGLTTAPGQLDFSDYHAGLGWFTEEHANLLSAVQWAFRIGRYEQCWRLAWSLFMYFAGRARVDDWRYVFETGLRAARKCGEREGEAAILNGLGVIEGVARNYGLARDYLERALAVQQELGSPQGEARARYNLAMTGRTVEDFPAAYRHGSRALEIARELKLSVFEANVLRALGDLCAMVGDYPQALSLADEALALVPAGAPAAGRFSLAARGRALLGLGRHVEGVECLSEAVDLFFEMGEEYEAADVLSELGTAHLRHGRTAAARDCWLRAVRLLTELGHPDMDVVRAQLASLVRG; encoded by the coding sequence ATGGAACGCGTGGACGGCCTCGACTTCCGGGTGCTCGGCCCGGCCGAGGTGCTTGCCGGGGACCAGGTGGTGCCGCTGGGCGGCAGCCGCCCGCTGGTCGTGCTCGCCGGGCTGCTGCTGAGGGCCAACCGGCTCGTCTCGGTCGACCTGCTGAGCCACTGGCTGTGGGGCGACGACCAGCGATGGTCGAAAGGGGCGCTGCAGACGTACGTGCTGCGGCTGCGCCGGGCGCTCGGCGACGGCGCGGCGATCCGCACCGAGCGCGGCGGCTACCTGCTGGAGGTCGACGGCGCCGCGATCGATCTCGGCCGGTTCCGGCAACTCGCGGAACGGGGCCGCGGCGCGGCCGAACGCGGCGAACACCGCCGGGCGGCGGGCTATTTCGAAGACGCGCTGGGGCAGTGGCGCGGCGAAGCGCTGCAGAACGTCGAATCGGACACGCTGCACCGTGACGAGGTCGGGCAGCTGACCGAGGAGCGCACCCGGGTGCGCGAGTCGTGGGCCGAGACGATGCTGATGGTCGGCGAGTACGACACGGTGGTGCCGGAGCTGGAGCAGCTGACCCGGGAGTACCCGTTGCGGGAACGGCCGCACGAGCAGCTGATGCACGCGTTGTTCCGGGCCGGCCGGCAGGCGGAGGCGCTGGAGGTGTACCGGCGGATCAGCGGATTGCTGGCCGAGGAACTCGGCCTGGACGCGGGTGCCGGCCTGCAACGCGCGCACCGGATGGTGCTGGGCGGCGGCGAGGAGGTGATCCGGCTTCGGAGCGCAGCGGAACCGGAAGTGCCGCACCAGCTTCCAGCCGACCTGGGCGCGTTCGCGGGCCGGGCGGCGGATCTGAAAGCCCTGCGCGCGCTGCTGCCAGAAGCACTCGACGACGGCACCTCCACGCCGATCGCGTCGGTGGAAGGCATGGGCGGGCAAGGGAAAACGACGCTGTCCGTCCACTTCGCACATCAGATCGCCGATCGGTTCACCGGCGGCCAGATCTTCCTGGACCTGCGCGGTTACGGGCCGGGCGTGCCGGTGGCCCCGATGGTCGCACTGGAAACGATGCTCACCGCGCTGGGCGTCCCGGCCGACCGGATCCCGCCCGGCCTGGACGATCGCGCGGCGACTTGGCGGACGTACACGACCGGTCGGCGGCTGCTGGTCGTGCTGGACAACGCGAACAGCACGGAGCAGGTGCGTTCGCTGTTGCCCGGTCCCGGATGTCTGGTAGTGGTGACCAGCCGCTGGCAGCTGCGCGGACTGGTAGCGACCCATGGCGCCCGGCGGATCGCATTGTCCGAATTGGACAACGACGAGGCGGTGGAGCTGCTCGCGTCGGCAGTCGGGGTCGAGCGAGTGGAGGAGGACCGCGCTGCCGCCGACAGGTTCGTGCGGTACTGCGGGGGCCTGCCGCTGGCGATCCGGATTCTCGCGGTGCGAGCGGCGCAGTTCCCGAAACTGCCGCTGGGCGAGTTCATGGCGGCGCTGCCGGCCGACCCCGACCGGCTGAGCACCTTCGACCTCGGAGACGGCGACGAAACCAACATCCGTGCGGTTTTCTCCTATTCGTATCGCGTGCTCGGCCCGTCGACGGGGCGCTTGCTGCGACTACTGGCGCTGTCGGCCGGCCCGGATTTCTCGCTCGGGATGGCTGTCGCGCTCGGTGCCCGTTCCGAAGCGGAGACGCGCGGCGCGCTGGACACGCTGGTTTCGACACACCTGCTCACCCAGCCGAAGCCGGGCCGGTATCAGTTCCACGACCTGATCCGGGCCTATGCCACGGAATTGTCCGAGCAAGTAGACGACGAGGCCGAACGGGCGGCGGCTTGCACGCGACTGCTCGACTGGTTCGTCGGCTCGGCCTGGAACGCGTCGGTGGCGATGCGGCCGGAGCCGCTGCTGAAACTGCGCGGGCTGACGACCGCGCCCGGGCAGCTGGATTTTTCGGACTATCACGCGGGTTTGGGCTGGTTCACGGAGGAACACGCGAACCTGTTGTCGGCGGTCCAGTGGGCCTTCCGGATCGGCCGCTACGAGCAGTGCTGGCGGCTGGCGTGGTCCTTGTTCATGTACTTCGCCGGCCGGGCTCGCGTGGATGACTGGCGGTACGTGTTCGAAACCGGCTTGCGCGCGGCTCGGAAGTGCGGCGAACGCGAGGGCGAGGCCGCGATCCTCAACGGGCTCGGGGTGATCGAGGGCGTCGCGCGGAACTACGGGCTGGCGCGGGACTATTTGGAGCGAGCCCTGGCGGTGCAGCAGGAACTGGGATCGCCGCAGGGCGAGGCGCGGGCCCGGTACAACCTGGCGATGACCGGGCGGACGGTCGAGGATTTCCCGGCGGCGTACCGGCATGGGTCGCGGGCGCTGGAGATCGCGCGGGAGCTGAAGCTGTCGGTTTTCGAAGCGAATGTGTTGCGCGCTTTGGGAGATCTGTGCGCGATGGTGGGGGACTATCCGCAGGCCCTCTCGCTGGCGGACGAGGCGCTGGCACTGGTCCCGGCTGGAGCGCCCGCGGCGGGCAGGTTCTCGCTGGCCGCGCGGGGGCGGGCTCTGCTCGGGCTCGGACGGCATGTCGAAGGAGTGGAGTGCCTGTCGGAGGCCGTGGACCTGTTCTTCGAAATGGGCGAAGAGTATGAGGCAGCGGACGTCCTGTCGGAACTGGGGACGGCGCATCTCCGGCACGGAAGGACGGCGGCGGCGCGGGATTGCTGGCTGCGGGCGGTTCGGTTGCTGACCGAGTTGGGGCATCCGGATATGGACGTGGTCCGGGCGCAGTTGGCGTCTTTGGTCAGGGGGTAG
- a CDS encoding IS30 family transposase, with product MAAERRRYFDLVAEGVGTVEACRAVGVDRRTGHRWRHGRPSRAGRTAVRSPAPPSRPAPVADARPEAQSRFLTQXXRLAIADLRRAGAGVRAIARELGRDPATISRELARNARPGSRGYRPYAAQARADARRKRPKTGKIAACPELRDLVQGMLRKKFSPEQISQRLRRDHPDRPELHVTPETVYQALYVQGRGELRRELHRALRTGRAVRKPRRTGEARRPRFAEPMVMISERPAEAADRAVPGHWEGDLIIGKDGASAIATLVERATRYTLLVPLPHGRGADAVRDALVTAMHTLPDHLTRSLTWDQGSEMGRHREFTIATGIPVYFCDPHSPWQRGSNENTNGLLRQYFPKGTDLSLHSPEHLAAVAAELNCRPRKTLGWDTPAERLATLLTETS from the coding sequence TTGGCGGCGGAACGCCGCCGGTATTTTGATCTTGTGGCGGAAGGCGTGGGAACGGTCGAGGCGTGCCGGGCTGTCGGGGTCGACCGGCGGACCGGGCACCGGTGGCGGCACGGGCGGCCGAGCCGGGCGGGGCGGACGGCCGTGCGGTCGCCGGCCCCGCCCTCGCGTCCGGCCCCCGTCGCCGATGCCCGCCCCGAGGCGCAGTCGCGGTTCCTGACNCAGNANGANCGGCTGGCGATCGCCGACCTGCGCCGGGCAGGGGCCGGGGTCCGCGCGATCGCCCGGGAACTGGGCCGCGATCCCGCCACGATCAGCCGCGAACTGGCCCGCAACGCCCGTCCCGGCAGCCGCGGCTACCGGCCCTACGCCGCCCAGGCCCGCGCCGACGCGCGCCGCAAACGGCCCAAGACCGGCAAGATCGCGGCCTGTCCCGAGCTGCGCGACCTCGTGCAGGGCATGCTGCGCAAGAAGTTCAGCCCGGAGCAGATCAGCCAGCGGCTGCGCCGCGACCACCCCGACCGCCCGGAGCTGCACGTGACCCCCGAAACCGTCTACCAGGCCCTCTACGTCCAAGGCCGCGGCGAACTGCGCCGCGAACTGCACCGCGCGCTGCGCACCGGCCGCGCCGTGCGCAAACCCCGCCGCACCGGCGAAGCCCGCCGGCCCCGCTTCGCCGAACCCATGGTCATGATCAGCGAACGCCCCGCCGAAGCCGCCGACCGCGCCGTCCCCGGCCACTGGGAAGGCGACCTGATCATCGGCAAGGACGGAGCCTCCGCCATCGCCACCCTGGTCGAACGCGCCACCCGCTACACGCTCCTGGTCCCCCTGCCCCACGGCCGCGGCGCCGACGCCGTCCGCGACGCCCTCGTCACCGCCATGCACACCCTGCCCGACCACCTGACACGGTCCCTGACCTGGGACCAAGGCTCGGAAATGGGCCGACACCGCGAATTCACCATCGCCACCGGCATCCCCGTCTACTTCTGCGACCCCCACAGCCCCTGGCAACGCGGCAGCAACGAAAACACCAACGGCCTGCTGCGCCAGTACTTCCCCAAAGGCACCGACCTCTCCCTCCACAGCCCCGAACACCTCGCCGCCGTCGCCGCAGAGCTCAACTGCCGCCCACGCAAAACGCTCGGCTGGGACACCCCAGCCGAACGCCTCGCTACACTCCTCACCGAAACCAGCTAA
- the groL gene encoding chaperonin GroEL (60 kDa chaperone family; promotes refolding of misfolded polypeptides especially under stressful conditions; forms two stacked rings of heptamers to form a barrel-shaped 14mer; ends can be capped by GroES; misfolded proteins enter the barrel where they are refolded when GroES binds), translating into MAKLIAFDEDARRGLERGLNILAEAVKVTLGPRGRNVVLEKKWGAPTITNDGVSIAKEIELEDPWEKIGAELVKEVAKKTDDVAGDGTTTATVLAQALVREGLRNVAAGADPISLKRGIEAAVEAITEQLHKAAVQIETKEQIAATASISAADRTIGELIAEALDKVGKEGVVTVEESNTFGLELELTEGMRFDKGYVSGYFVTDPERQEAELEDPYVLLFGSKISNVKDVLPLLEKVIQSGKPLLIIAEDVEGEALATLVVNKIRGTFKSVAVKAPGFGDRRKAILQDIAILTGGQVISEDVGLKLENADLSLLGRARKAVITRDETTIVEGAGDADQIQGRVNQIRAEIENSDSDYDREKLQERLAKLAGGVAVIKAGAATEVELKERKHRIEDAVRNAKAAVEEGIVAGGGVALIQAAEAAFAGLKLTGDEATGANIVKVAVEAPLKQIAINAGLEGGVVVEKVKGLPQGHGLNAATGEYEDLLAAGVPDPTKVTRSALQNAASIAALFLTTEAVVADKPEKAAAAPADPTGGMGGMDF; encoded by the coding sequence ATGGCCAAACTGATCGCGTTCGACGAGGACGCCCGCCGCGGTCTTGAGCGCGGCTTGAACATCCTCGCCGAAGCCGTCAAGGTGACCCTCGGCCCGCGGGGCCGGAACGTCGTGCTCGAAAAGAAGTGGGGCGCGCCGACGATCACCAACGACGGTGTCTCCATCGCCAAGGAGATCGAGCTCGAGGACCCGTGGGAGAAGATCGGGGCCGAGCTCGTCAAGGAAGTTGCCAAGAAGACCGACGACGTCGCGGGTGACGGCACCACCACCGCGACCGTGCTCGCCCAGGCGCTCGTGCGCGAGGGCCTGCGCAACGTCGCCGCCGGCGCCGACCCGATCTCGCTCAAGCGGGGCATCGAGGCGGCCGTCGAGGCCATCACCGAGCAGCTGCACAAGGCCGCCGTCCAGATCGAGACCAAGGAGCAGATCGCTGCTACCGCCTCGATCTCGGCCGCTGACCGCACCATCGGCGAGCTGATCGCCGAGGCGCTGGACAAGGTCGGCAAGGAAGGCGTCGTCACCGTCGAGGAGAGCAACACCTTCGGCCTCGAGCTCGAGCTCACCGAGGGCATGCGCTTCGACAAGGGCTACGTGTCCGGTTACTTCGTGACCGACCCGGAGCGCCAGGAAGCCGAGCTGGAGGACCCGTACGTCCTGCTCTTCGGTTCCAAGATCTCGAACGTCAAGGACGTTCTGCCGCTGCTGGAGAAGGTCATCCAGTCCGGCAAGCCGCTGCTGATCATCGCCGAGGACGTCGAGGGCGAAGCCCTGGCGACCCTGGTCGTCAACAAGATCCGCGGCACCTTCAAGTCCGTCGCCGTCAAGGCCCCGGGCTTCGGCGACCGCCGCAAGGCGATCCTGCAGGACATCGCGATCCTGACCGGCGGTCAGGTCATCTCCGAGGACGTCGGCCTCAAGCTGGAGAACGCGGACCTGTCCCTGCTGGGCCGTGCCCGCAAGGCGGTCATCACCCGCGACGAGACCACCATCGTCGAGGGTGCGGGCGACGCCGACCAGATCCAGGGTCGCGTCAACCAGATCCGCGCGGAGATCGAGAACTCCGACTCGGACTACGACCGCGAGAAGCTGCAGGAGCGGCTCGCGAAGCTGGCCGGCGGCGTGGCCGTCATCAAGGCTGGCGCCGCGACCGAGGTCGAGCTGAAGGAGCGCAAGCACCGCATCGAGGACGCGGTGCGCAACGCGAAGGCCGCTGTGGAAGAGGGCATCGTCGCCGGCGGTGGCGTGGCCCTGATCCAGGCTGCCGAAGCCGCTTTCGCGGGCCTGAAGCTGACCGGTGACGAGGCCACTGGCGCGAACATCGTCAAGGTCGCCGTCGAGGCTCCGCTGAAGCAGATCGCGATCAACGCCGGCCTTGAGGGCGGCGTCGTGGTGGAGAAGGTCAAGGGCCTGCCGCAGGGCCACGGCCTGAACGCCGCCACCGGCGAGTACGAGGACCTGCTGGCGGCCGGCGTGCCGGACCCGACCAAGGTCACCCGTTCCGCGCTGCAGAACGCCGCTTCCATCGCGGCGCTGTTCCTGACCACCGAGGCTGTCGTCGCGGACAAGCCGGAGAAGGCTGCTGCCGCTCCGGCCGACCCGACCGGCGGCATGGGTGGCATGGACTTCTGA
- a CDS encoding DUF4253 domain-containing protein: MTIAPFRPGIGAPPVQTLPPGRWHGRIWVSDEPLSQPQRYLSCVAEFERSGLWPVLVPHDQRFAARGEDWLDDRGRLAPAGHRVDAADPGEVLARWWDTSCCDGACLRPFGTRFPGLAKRSHRRSDPLAEAGNTGSILAAHTRHRLGLVQTERPADVPALIGWTGMIKSTDQVAELSAVLRSWEDRFGATLVALGFDAIELSVSAPPRTPARALTVAAEHRAFSLPTYLAQPGNLREYAATLVQSRRWRFSWA; this comes from the coding sequence ATGACGATCGCACCGTTCCGCCCTGGCATCGGCGCACCGCCGGTCCAGACCTTGCCGCCCGGCCGCTGGCACGGCCGGATCTGGGTGTCGGACGAGCCGCTGTCCCAGCCCCAGCGTTATCTGAGCTGCGTCGCGGAGTTCGAACGCTCCGGCCTGTGGCCGGTCCTGGTCCCGCACGATCAGCGCTTCGCCGCCCGAGGCGAAGACTGGCTGGACGACCGAGGCAGGCTGGCCCCGGCCGGCCACCGAGTCGACGCCGCGGACCCGGGCGAAGTCCTGGCGCGCTGGTGGGACACCTCCTGCTGCGACGGTGCCTGCCTGCGCCCGTTCGGAACTCGCTTCCCCGGCTTGGCGAAACGCTCGCACCGCCGCTCGGACCCCTTGGCCGAAGCCGGAAACACCGGCTCGATCCTGGCCGCGCACACCCGGCACCGGCTGGGCTTGGTCCAAACCGAACGCCCAGCGGACGTCCCGGCGCTGATCGGCTGGACCGGCATGATCAAGTCCACCGACCAGGTCGCGGAACTGTCGGCAGTCCTGCGCAGCTGGGAAGACCGCTTCGGCGCGACCTTGGTGGCGCTGGGCTTCGACGCGATCGAGTTGTCCGTCTCGGCCCCGCCGAGAACCCCTGCCCGAGCCTTGACGGTGGCGGCCGAGCATCGAGCCTTCAGCCTCCCGACCTACTTGGCCCAACCAGGAAACCTCCGCGAATACGCGGCAACTCTGGTGCAGTCCCGAAGGTGGCGATTCTCGTGGGCCTGA
- a CDS encoding DNA repair helicase XPB has translation MTDGPLIVQSDKTVLLEVDNPRADDARIAIAPFAELERAPEHVHTYRITPLALWNARAAGHDAEQVVDALTTYSRFPVPQPLLIDVVDVMGRFGRLQIANDPAHGLVMTTIDRAVLEEVSRNKKISPMLGARIDDDTVIVHPSERGRLKQALLKVGWPAEDLAGYVDGEAHPIDLAEEGWNLRDYQRKAAEAFWAGGSGVVVLPCGAGKTLVGAAAMAHASATTLILVTNTVAGRQWKRELVARTSLTEDEIGEYSGEKKEIRPVTIATYQVVTRKTKGEYRHLELFDSRDWGLVVYDEVHLLPAPVFRMTADLQSRRRLGLTATLVREDGREGDVFSLIGPKRYDVPWRDIEAQGWIAPAECTEVRVTLTDNERLQYATADSDERYKLAATAMTKMPVIKSIVDKHAGEPTLVIGAYLDQLEMLGAELEAPVIQGATKNKEREELFDKFRNGELRTLVVSKVANFSIDLPEASVAIQVSGTFGSRQEEAQRLGRLLRPKGDGRQAHFYSIVSRDTVDTEYAAHRQRFLAEQGYAYHIVDAEDLRRPL, from the coding sequence GTGACTGATGGCCCCTTGATCGTCCAGTCCGACAAAACCGTGCTGCTCGAGGTCGACAACCCGCGTGCGGACGACGCGCGGATCGCGATCGCGCCGTTCGCCGAGCTCGAACGCGCGCCCGAGCACGTGCACACCTACCGGATCACGCCCCTGGCGCTGTGGAACGCGCGCGCCGCCGGGCACGACGCCGAGCAGGTGGTGGACGCGCTCACCACGTACTCGCGGTTCCCGGTGCCGCAGCCGCTGCTGATCGACGTGGTCGACGTCATGGGCCGGTTCGGGCGGCTGCAGATCGCCAACGACCCGGCGCACGGGCTGGTCATGACCACGATCGACCGCGCGGTGCTGGAAGAGGTCTCGCGCAACAAGAAGATCAGCCCGATGCTGGGCGCGCGGATCGACGACGACACGGTGATCGTGCACCCGTCCGAACGCGGCCGGCTGAAGCAGGCGCTGCTGAAAGTCGGCTGGCCGGCCGAGGACCTTGCCGGGTACGTCGACGGCGAGGCGCACCCGATCGATCTGGCGGAAGAAGGCTGGAACCTGCGCGACTACCAGCGCAAGGCCGCCGAGGCGTTCTGGGCGGGCGGGTCCGGTGTCGTCGTGCTGCCCTGCGGCGCGGGCAAGACACTGGTCGGCGCGGCCGCGATGGCGCACGCCAGCGCGACCACGCTGATCCTGGTCACCAACACCGTGGCCGGGCGGCAGTGGAAGCGCGAACTGGTCGCGCGCACGTCGCTCACCGAGGACGAGATCGGCGAGTACTCCGGCGAAAAGAAGGAGATCCGGCCGGTCACCATCGCGACCTACCAGGTGGTCACGCGCAAGACCAAGGGCGAGTACCGGCACCTGGAGCTGTTCGATTCGCGCGACTGGGGCCTGGTCGTCTACGACGAGGTGCACCTGCTGCCCGCGCCGGTGTTCCGGATGACGGCGGACCTGCAGTCCCGGCGCCGGCTCGGCCTCACGGCCACGCTCGTGCGCGAGGACGGCCGCGAGGGCGACGTGTTCTCGCTGATCGGTCCCAAGCGGTACGACGTGCCGTGGCGCGACATCGAGGCGCAGGGCTGGATCGCGCCCGCGGAATGCACCGAAGTGCGGGTCACGCTCACCGACAACGAGCGGCTGCAGTACGCCACCGCGGACTCGGACGAGCGATACAAGCTGGCCGCCACCGCGATGACCAAGATGCCGGTCATCAAGTCCATTGTGGACAAGCACGCCGGCGAGCCGACCCTGGTCATCGGCGCGTACCTGGACCAGCTGGAGATGCTGGGCGCGGAACTGGAAGCCCCGGTGATCCAGGGCGCGACGAAGAACAAGGAACGCGAGGAGCTGTTCGACAAGTTCCGTAACGGCGAGCTGCGCACGCTGGTGGTGTCGAAGGTGGCGAACTTCTCGATCGACCTGCCGGAAGCGTCGGTGGCGATCCAGGTGTCCGGCACGTTCGGGTCGCGACAGGAGGAAGCGCAGCGGCTCGGCCGGCTGCTGCGGCCGAAGGGCGACGGACGGCAGGCGCACTTCTACTCGATCGTCTCGCGGGACACCGTGGACACCGAGTACGCGGCGCACCGGCAGCGGTTCCTCGCCGAGCAGGGGTACGCGTATCACATTGTCGATGCCGAGGACCTGCGCCGACCCCTCTGA
- a CDS encoding PspC domain-containing protein has product MTNNVQTAKKIYRSRTDRMFTGVCGGWAEYLNLDPAILRIAVVAGTALSAGLIIPIYLAAAILTPEA; this is encoded by the coding sequence ATGACGAACAACGTGCAGACCGCCAAGAAGATCTACCGCAGCCGTACCGACCGGATGTTCACCGGGGTATGCGGCGGCTGGGCCGAATACCTCAACCTCGACCCCGCCATTCTGCGCATCGCCGTGGTCGCGGGCACCGCGCTGTCGGCCGGGCTGATCATCCCGATCTACCTCGCCGCGGCCATCCTCACCCCGGAAGCGTGA
- a CDS encoding o-succinylbenzoate synthase has product MQVYALPLHTRFRDITVREGLLLHGPAGWGEFCPFADYSDAESVPWLAAALEASEQGWPAPVRDRIEVNTTVPIVSPERAHELVRTSGCRTAKVKVADKRATLAEDCARIEAVRDALGPSGAIRVDANMAWDVDTAVRALGELDRAAGGLEYAEQPCPTIDDLAAVRRRVSVPIAADESIRRAEDPLKVAVAGAADVAVLKVAPLGGVRRALEVAEACGLPCVVSSAVETSVGLAAGLALAGALPELDFACGLGTMSLLRGDVCRATLSPVDGYLPVPREAPEPDAYAEFAASPEVSAAWLDRFDRVRRLLG; this is encoded by the coding sequence ATGCAGGTCTACGCGCTCCCGCTGCACACCCGGTTCCGCGACATCACGGTCCGTGAAGGGCTGCTGCTGCACGGTCCGGCCGGCTGGGGCGAGTTCTGCCCGTTCGCGGACTACTCCGACGCCGAGAGCGTCCCGTGGCTCGCCGCCGCGCTCGAAGCGAGCGAACAGGGCTGGCCTGCCCCGGTCCGGGACCGGATCGAGGTGAACACGACCGTCCCGATCGTCTCTCCGGAACGCGCGCACGAACTGGTCCGGACCTCGGGTTGCCGCACCGCGAAGGTCAAGGTCGCGGACAAACGCGCGACGCTCGCCGAAGATTGCGCGCGGATCGAAGCGGTGCGCGACGCGCTGGGCCCGTCCGGCGCTATCCGGGTCGACGCCAACATGGCCTGGGACGTCGATACCGCCGTCCGCGCGCTCGGCGAACTGGACCGCGCGGCCGGTGGACTGGAGTACGCCGAGCAGCCCTGTCCCACAATCGACGACTTGGCCGCGGTCCGCCGCCGGGTGTCCGTGCCGATCGCGGCCGACGAATCGATCCGGCGTGCGGAAGATCCGCTGAAGGTCGCGGTCGCCGGGGCCGCGGACGTGGCCGTGCTCAAGGTCGCCCCGCTCGGCGGCGTGCGCCGGGCGCTGGAAGTCGCGGAAGCCTGCGGGTTGCCGTGCGTCGTGTCGTCGGCAGTGGAAACGAGCGTCGGGCTGGCGGCCGGGCTGGCTCTCGCCGGAGCGCTGCCGGAGCTGGACTTCGCCTGCGGGCTCGGCACGATGTCGTTGCTGCGCGGCGACGTCTGCCGGGCCACGTTGTCCCCTGTGGACGGTTACCTGCCGGTGCCGCGCGAGGCCCCGGAACCCGACGCCTACGCCGAGTTCGCGGCCTCGCCCGAGGTGAGCGCCGCGTGGCTGGACCGCTTCGACCGGGTCCGCCGGCTCCTCGGGTAA
- a CDS encoding LppU/SCO3897 family protein: MTTPPFDVPPAADPFQPPRYAAAAPNGAKRVSGLQKGLFAGLIAVALGLGTLGAFGVAAIARASGPPAVGSCLNLEAMSANTQSYSGVNCTDRAATYRVDAITKGRGSCHGQDYVRFELYLSARGGSSPTNTLCLALNVASGECVRDVSDETTVAKVACTDPKAEARAAVHVGQRSSSACGEKDLPLVYVGPPVRTICLQPTGESI; the protein is encoded by the coding sequence GTGACCACACCTCCGTTCGACGTGCCGCCGGCCGCGGACCCGTTCCAGCCGCCGAGGTACGCCGCTGCGGCACCCAACGGCGCGAAACGCGTCTCGGGCTTGCAGAAGGGGCTCTTCGCCGGGTTGATCGCGGTGGCGCTCGGGCTCGGCACGCTGGGCGCGTTCGGAGTGGCCGCGATCGCGCGCGCGTCCGGGCCGCCGGCCGTGGGCAGCTGCCTCAACCTCGAGGCGATGAGTGCGAACACACAGAGCTACTCCGGCGTGAACTGCACTGACCGGGCCGCCACCTATCGCGTCGATGCGATCACCAAGGGCCGTGGTTCCTGCCACGGCCAGGACTACGTGCGGTTCGAGCTGTACCTGTCCGCCCGCGGCGGCAGTTCCCCGACGAACACGCTTTGCCTGGCGCTCAACGTCGCGTCCGGCGAATGCGTGCGCGATGTCTCGGACGAGACGACGGTCGCGAAGGTCGCCTGCACCGACCCGAAGGCCGAAGCCCGCGCGGCGGTGCACGTCGGGCAGCGGTCGTCGTCCGCCTGCGGCGAGAAGGACCTGCCGCTGGTTTACGTCGGACCGCCGGTGCGCACGATCTGCCTGCAGCCGACCGGCGAGAGCATCTAG